In the genome of Natronomonas salina, the window GCGGCGTGGCGTTGCCCTGGTCGTCCTCGTCGAAGCCGCTGAGGACAACCCGGTCGCCGATGTCTATCTCCTGGTCGACGAGCCGGCCCATCACCCGGGCGTCGCCGACCTGGACGACGGCGACCTGGTAGCCGCGCTCGTCGATGCCCTCCGGCGGGACGTTGATGGTCGTCTCCGTGTAGACCTCCCCCTCGGTCGGCAGCTCGACGGTCTCGAGGTCCGTC includes:
- a CDS encoding Zn-ribbon domain-containing OB-fold protein: MSETLTHGEWNRAVQEGELLGQHCEECDHTQGTPKAACPYCGSTDLETVELPTEGEVYTETTINVPPEGIDERGYQVAVVQVGDARVMGRLVDQEIDIGDRVVLSGFDEDDQGNATPRFEAQ